GCGTAGGTGGAAACGCACAGATTAAACCCATGAAATCGGTAGCAGGAACCCTGAAACTCGATTTGGCGCAATACCGCGAGTTAGAAGCATTTTCAAAGTTTGGTTCTGACCTCGATGCCGCCACCAAAGCTGTGTTGGACAAAGGTGCCCGCAACGTGGAAGTATTGAAACAAAACCAATATACGCCTTACTCGGTAGAAAAACAAGTGGCCATTATCTATATCGGTACCAAAAACCTGCTCCGCAATGTGCCGGTCAATAAGGTAAAAGAGTTTGAAATGACTTTCCTTGCCAGTTTGGAAAAACGGTTCCCCGATGTGTTGGCAAAACTTCGCGAAAAGAAAGGCAGCATCAACGACGACATGGATAAAACCCTGACAACGTTAGCCAATGAAATTTCGAGCCAGTATAACTAATCATTTAACAGGCAGCGCTTCTTAAAATACAGAAGTGCTGCCTCTTTATATACTATCTGTTAAACCCAGTTTTTAAAATATGCCCGGTCAGTTAAAAGAAGTACGGATTAGAATACAAGCGGTCAAATCAACGCAGCAAATTACCAAAGCCATGAAATTAGTGGCTGCTTCCAAATTGCGCAAAGCACAGGACCGCATCATAAAAATGCGCCCTTATGCCAACAAATTGTACAGCATTTTGGGCAATATAGCTTCCGGCGGTTTGGGTGATGTGGATATGGGCTATACCAAAGAACGCCCTGTCGAAAAGGTACTCATTGTTTTGCTGACTTCCGACCGTGGCCTTTGCGGCGGTTTTAACGCCAATGTTTCCAAACTTGTAAAAGGGCTGATTCAAAATAAATATGCCACCCAGCGGGCAAACGGAAATGTAACCATTCTGAACATCGGAAAAAAGGGATATGAAGCCCTGAAAAAGGAAAAAAATGTATCGTTTAATACCGATTACGTCAGCCTGTTTGCCGATCTCACCTTTGAGGATGTTGCCAAAGCTGCAGAAAGGGTAATGAGTGATTTTGAAAATCAAAACTTTGACGTGGTGGAAGTGGTTTACAACCAGTTCAAAAATCAGATTACACAACTCCCCACTGTCGAACAGTTTTTACCCATTCAAAAATTGCAGCAGGATGCTCCGGCAGGCACTAAAAAAGCCGGTGAAAACATGGTGAATGACTTCATCTATCAACCAAGTCAAAAAGAAATCATCGAAGAGTTAGTGCCAAAAATCCTGAAAACACAATTTTACCGTTACCTGTTGGACAGCAACGCCAGCGAACACGGTGCAAGGATGACCTCTATGGACAAAGCCACCGACAATGCGGAAGAACTGCTAAAAACACTTGGCATACAATACAACCGCGCCCGTCAGGCAGCAATCACCACCGAACTTACAGAAATTGTGGGTGGAGTTGCCGCTTTGCAAGGGTAATATTCCCAAACAGCTATTCCATTACAACCAACAATGAAGCCCTGCACCATGCGGGGCTTTTTTAGTTTCACAATCGGTAGAATGATTAGATATTCAGACCTATGCAAGTCGCCAATTGCAGAATACTCAATATACTTTTCGTCAAATCGTTTTAAAATTCTAAACCTCCTTACCTCAAAGTTTACAATGCCAGGAAGTTGGTGTTGTCTTCTCAAAGAAATTCTTGATTGTACTCAAATTGAAGTTTCATTGCATTTCGTCAAACAAAGAAGGAGGTCTTACAAATTCAGGATTAATTTCATAATTTGGTTTGCCCTCTTGTTTTCTTCTTATAAACCCATTCTGCTCTAACTTATTTATTATACTGCGAACTTTTCTCTTGAAATTGCCTAAAGCTTGAATATCAATGTTAATAGAAGAATGTTTTTGAAAATATAAATAATTGCTGATTAAGTTAGCACTTATTTCTGAATAAGTTCCGAATTCATTGTGCAGGTAAATTGCTTCTAATACTCGTTGAGTGTCTTGATTTATATCTTCAAAAGCTCCACCATAAAGTTTTCTCATTTCAATACTGAAATCAGTTCTAAGTAAAACAGGGTCAATCTGAAAAACCTTTATTTCTAAAGTGCTTTGTGGAAGTTCTTTAAGCAGTTTCCATTTTGTCAAATCTACAATAACTTCAAAATGGTTATTATCGGGTGTTAGATTTACTGTAAATCTTTCTTGTTCGTTCATCAATTCCGATTTTCTGAAATATGCCAACACCGTTTCCTGTTCCTTTGAAAGTTTTGAACCGCCTGTTTTTGACATGATGTATTTGTTGAAACTTTTCAGCCAGGTAACCGAATTTTCATCCAATACCATTCCTTTAGGAATGTAAAGACCAATTTCATTCTCATTATATAATCTATAATAAGGCACATCAATAGAATTACTTAAAGCATAATTTGTAAGTGTAGCCATCCCAATTCCTCTGCCTTCATAGCGGTTATATGCTTTTAAAATATCTGCCAGATTTGCATTTTGCCGTTTTGGGAATGGAATTATTCTTCTTAACTTAATTGGAGATTCGGCATATAATAACTGCTCTTGTCTGAATTTGCCCGGATTGCGAATTTCTATAAATTCATTATTGCGAATCCTAAGAATCGAAAACCTATCTGATTTGTAATCTCTATGAGCTAATGCGTTGTTTATAGTCTCACGAACAACATCCTCAGGATATTCATAAATCGTTGTGCCCCCAAGGTGAGTACTGATACCGGTTCCGATTTTACTGAAAGTAAAATTCCATCCGCTTTCCATCAATGGAATTATATTATCTTTATAAATCTTTTTATCATCGGCTAAGGACGTTTTTGTTTCAAAATAAGAATCCAACTCACACTTACCCCCTATATGATCAAAGATATGTTTGCCACAAACCAACATTCCCAACAAAGTTGGACTACCATTACGAATAAATTTTTTTCTGTTCAGAAAAGGTAATGCCGATTGCAAATCTGCTTTATATGCTTCCACCTTTATTACGCTGTTCAA
This is a stretch of genomic DNA from Sphingobacteriales bacterium. It encodes these proteins:
- the atpG gene encoding ATP synthase F1 subunit gamma, giving the protein MPGQLKEVRIRIQAVKSTQQITKAMKLVAASKLRKAQDRIIKMRPYANKLYSILGNIASGGLGDVDMGYTKERPVEKVLIVLLTSDRGLCGGFNANVSKLVKGLIQNKYATQRANGNVTILNIGKKGYEALKKEKNVSFNTDYVSLFADLTFEDVAKAAERVMSDFENQNFDVVEVVYNQFKNQITQLPTVEQFLPIQKLQQDAPAGTKKAGENMVNDFIYQPSQKEIIEELVPKILKTQFYRYLLDSNASEHGARMTSMDKATDNAEELLKTLGIQYNRARQAAITTELTEIVGGVAALQG
- a CDS encoding putative DNA binding domain-containing protein, yielding MRELDKILLQVEEHIKKGTYSPVETDKIEFKDLSTSDNWTELHKSICAFLNSKGGISVIGIKEDQKQKRFKFTGYNPNNEPKIKLLPTLFTDDENRSIDLNEFIRPDLIEIIPFYTGQICIVFTEKLPDELKYVLYKGEAYERQATGDHLIPKEKIQKQKELKEEIKDATELQYVPNTTLEDFDIDKLNDYIIRLNSVIKVEAYKADLQSALPFLNRKKFIRNGSPTLLGMLVCGKHIFDHIGGKCELDSYFETKTSLADDKKIYKDNIIPLMESGWNFTFSKIGTGISTHLGGTTIYEYPEDVVRETINNALAHRDYKSDRFSILRIRNNEFIEIRNPGKFRQEQLLYAESPIKLRRIIPFPKRQNANLADILKAYNRYEGRGIGMATLTNYALSNSIDVPYYRLYNENEIGLYIPKGMVLDENSVTWLKSFNKYIMSKTGGSKLSKEQETVLAYFRKSELMNEQERFTVNLTPDNNHFEVIVDLTKWKLLKELPQSTLEIKVFQIDPVLLRTDFSIEMRKLYGGAFEDINQDTQRVLEAIYLHNEFGTYSEISANLISNYLYFQKHSSINIDIQALGNFKRKVRSIINKLEQNGFIRRKQEGKPNYEINPEFVRPPSLFDEMQ